A DNA window from Methanobrevibacter sp. contains the following coding sequences:
- a CDS encoding TOBE domain-containing protein, translating to MADVKAGVEYKINVDGNLFLLDYKKYQLLQSILDTGSLTSAAKEINVSYRTALNYIEKMESTLNVKIVNTTKGGKGGGGGTSLTDDGYSILKECKKINAIMELHKDVNEIEADIVGIDESKGIMTIKMGQFEINAPLNRNYDVGDRILALISYDNIFLMLEPYTSSIRNILKGKIVEMKLENEIIRVKIDVGEVILCSDITVSAEKELNFNIGKEVYLGFKAMSVATLKL from the coding sequence ATGGCTGATGTAAAAGCTGGTGTGGAATATAAAATTAATGTGGATGGTAATCTTTTTTTATTGGATTATAAAAAGTACCAATTATTGCAGTCTATCTTGGATACTGGTTCTTTAACAAGCGCTGCTAAGGAAATCAATGTTTCTTATAGGACCGCTTTAAACTACATTGAAAAGATGGAATCCACACTTAACGTAAAAATTGTTAATACAACTAAAGGCGGAAAAGGTGGAGGCGGAGGAACCTCACTTACCGATGACGGTTACTCTATCCTGAAGGAATGTAAAAAAATCAATGCGATAATGGAGCTTCACAAAGATGTAAATGAAATTGAGGCAGATATTGTTGGCATTGATGAGAGTAAAGGCATAATGACTATTAAAATGGGTCAATTTGAGATAAACGCTCCATTAAACAGGAACTATGATGTTGGAGATAGGATATTGGCTTTGATAAGCTATGACAATATCTTCCTAATGTTGGAGCCTTACACTTCAAGTATCCGTAATATTTTAAAAGGCAAAATTGTTGAAATGAAGCTTGAAAATGAAATAATCCGTGTTAAAATCGATGTTGGCGAAGTTATTTTATGTTCTGATATTACCGTTTCTGCTGAAAAGGAATTAAATTTTAACATAGGTAAGGAAGTC
- a CDS encoding flippase produces the protein MANKLVRGSLIILIGNVIFRIGGYIYRFLMAILLGPTAYGVLGITLPFQGIFQTLSAGGLPPAIAKYVAEYEAIDEADMARQTIYTALKIMVFLGLFFGALMIFVVAPYLAYNYLGKPAALVPLQIVGLITPFSVIVGAFRGAFQGVYKMEYIVYTRAVEQLGMILFATAFVLIGLSTIGALWGTVLGYSLSVVAAVYIFRHHMGDLIPKPSEDFVFTRRDELKLASTLVKFSIPVIITAIAEMLIYNICTIVMGKFLTFDDIGFFAAADPIARLPLIISVSIATTILPASSEAFKLKDITLLQKYVSEAYKFSLLFVVPMCVGLALFSEPTLRVLYFKNPAYVAGAMALAILSLGMTFYSIFAISTSIIQGIGNPRIPMYILICGAVVTGILNWVMVPTLGIAGGALATSLACFLMMVPCVYFVFRLTKTKAPTVSVIKILIASLIMGVFAYFIPKNTLYLFPGIFACIVVYFFSLILVKFFQKDDIESLRKFSSKFGPLSNIINKMLNLVERIEFR, from the coding sequence ATGGCAAATAAGTTGGTAAGAGGCAGTTTAATAATTTTAATCGGTAATGTGATTTTCCGTATTGGAGGTTATATTTACCGTTTTTTAATGGCTATTTTACTTGGTCCTACTGCCTATGGTGTTTTAGGAATCACTTTGCCCTTTCAGGGAATTTTCCAGACTTTGTCTGCAGGAGGACTTCCTCCTGCGATTGCCAAGTATGTTGCTGAATATGAGGCGATTGATGAAGCCGACATGGCCCGTCAAACCATTTATACGGCCTTAAAGATAATGGTATTTTTAGGTTTGTTCTTCGGAGCTTTAATGATTTTTGTTGTAGCTCCTTATCTTGCTTATAATTATTTGGGAAAACCTGCTGCTTTAGTTCCTCTGCAGATTGTAGGACTTATCACTCCCTTCAGTGTTATTGTCGGCGCTTTTAGAGGAGCATTTCAGGGAGTCTATAAGATGGAGTATATTGTATATACTCGTGCTGTGGAACAACTTGGTATGATTTTATTTGCAACAGCATTTGTTTTAATAGGTCTGTCTACAATCGGTGCTTTATGGGGTACTGTTTTAGGATATTCCCTTTCTGTTGTCGCTGCGGTTTATATCTTCAGGCATCATATGGGAGATTTAATACCTAAACCTAGTGAGGATTTTGTTTTTACAAGACGTGATGAATTGAAACTTGCTTCAACATTGGTTAAATTTTCAATTCCGGTAATCATAACAGCTATTGCCGAAATGCTAATTTATAATATCTGTACAATTGTAATGGGTAAATTTTTAACCTTTGATGACATTGGATTTTTTGCAGCGGCAGATCCTATTGCAAGACTTCCTTTAATAATCTCTGTTTCTATTGCCACTACAATTCTGCCGGCTTCTTCAGAGGCATTCAAATTAAAAGATATTACCTTGCTTCAAAAATATGTTTCTGAGGCTTATAAATTCTCATTACTGTTTGTTGTTCCGATGTGTGTCGGTCTTGCACTGTTCTCAGAACCTACCTTAAGAGTTCTTTACTTTAAGAATCCGGCTTATGTTGCAGGTGCAATGGCTTTGGCTATTCTGTCTTTAGGAATGACTTTTTATTCAATATTTGCCATTTCAACCAGTATTATTCAGGGTATTGGAAATCCGAGAATTCCTATGTATATTCTGATTTGCGGAGCAGTTGTTACAGGTATTCTAAATTGGGTAATGGTTCCGACCCTTGGAATTGCAGGGGGTGCGCTAGCTACCAGTCTTGCCTGTTTTTTAATGATGGTTCCATGTGTTTACTTTGTATTCAGATTGACAAAAACCAAAGCCCCTACTGTTTCGGTAATTAAAATATTGATTGCTTCTTTAATTATGGGTGTTTTTGCATACTTTATTCCGAAAAATACTCTGTACTTGTTCCCTGGAATATTTGCATGTATTGTTGTTTACTTCTTCTCTTTGATTTTAGTTAAGTTTTTCCAAAAAGATGATATTGAAAGTTTAAGGAAGTTTTCATCTAAATTCGGTCCTTTGTCTAATATTATTAATAAAATGTTAAATCTTGTTGAAAGGATTGAATTCAGATAA